Genomic DNA from Lactuca sativa cultivar Salinas chromosome 8, Lsat_Salinas_v11, whole genome shotgun sequence:
taggggcccacatactctctctctctctctctctctctctctctctctctctctctctcccccccccccctccgatAAATTGAATCCCATAAGCCCCGTCATCTCTCTCTACAACTAATCTCCTCCTTATTCCGACGATTTTCCGATGGAACCGAACAGCAAGAACGCCGGAGCAGTGCCACTGACATCATCGAAGTCGAAGCATTCCAGCAAGTCAAAGCTACCAGAGAATATAAACCCTAACGTTACTAGCCCTAATCTGAAAGCCTTGAATTCCCCATCACTTAAATCAGCAACTAAAGTCCAGAAATCGGCGATGAAAAAACCTAATCATATCTTTTCGCCTTCTCCCAAGAACAAGATTCGGGAGAGTAAGTTTGTGGTGGCGAAGAAGAATTCGAAGAGAGACAAGGATAAAACCCCGATTTCAGTAGATTGTAAGTGTAAGGCTAGTGGTAATTCAGAAAAATGTTTGTGTGTTGCTTATGAGACTCTTAGGGCTTCTCAGAAAGGGTTTTTCAATCGGACTGAAGTTTCTGTTCAAGAAGAAAACCCTAGTTTGCCTATAGGTCTTCAAGGAAAATCCGAAGAAAATGACGTTTTTGAGATGTCCGGTAATAAGAGGAGAACGGAGAAATTGTTGGATGAAGCAAGAAAGACAATTCCTAAACCTGGATCTGGAAGAGTTTTGCATTTGGTCAAGGCCTTCGAGAATATTCTCACATTACCAGATTCAAATGAGGATGAACTCGACAAACAACAATCTTGAAAAACGATTCTCTTCTACTTCATTCAACCCATCCAATCTCTTACTTACAGCAGAAAATCTAGGGTTGTGTTCTTCACTTGATGGCAGCCATGGGAGGTTGGTTGATCATCATCTAAAAACTCTGCCATGAAATTTTTGTTAAAGCAGAAGAAACGGATTCATCATCTTCAAGTTTTAGAGGCAGTAGATGGAAAAGACGAACACTCAAGGCTACCTCCCAATTCATGAAGAAAGTTCACTTATAAGTTACAACACTTGTACCTTTTATAAATTTCTTGAATCGAGCACATTAACTCATGAATCTGCAACAATTAAAGAGGAAGAACAAAACAAGAAGAGTTCAAAAAGAAAGTCCAGGAGATGATAATTCAACAACAAAAGCAACGGATTCCcatccgagagagagagagagagagatgtgggcccaaattatttatttatgttctttttcatttaaattaaataaaaaacataaaaaatacatcAGAAGAGCATTACAATCATTTTTTATGAGAGACCAAATTTACGTACAAACATGGTTAAAAGGACCACGAAGCCAAAAAAAttcggggtttggactaaaaccccaaaaaatgcatatcgcatggaccatttttgcagttttgtcatttAAAAATAAgcaaattttcaaaaatagtcATAATAGAAAACAACAATGATCTACCCGAAACAAGTAGGAATGAGTTTTAGAATCGGACCggttcggaaccggaaccggaaccagaACTGGTTTTGCTATATTATATGAATCGGAAACCAAACCGTTGGTCGCGGGTccagtttcggtttttcggttatttTTCAAACTAGAATCGATTGATATATTGTAGATGATATGTTGTCTTTTGGGATTGTAAATGATTTAACATTTAACAAAAATATGATTTTGTACATTCTAAAATGAAGTACCCCTTTGTGAGAATATCGACAGAATTATTCTCTGATGATACCCGATTCACCACGAGTTTGCCTTCTTCAATTTGATGTCCGATATAATGGTATTTTCTTTCGATGTGTCTTGATCTCCCATGATCATTGGGTTCATTTGTCAAAATAACCGCACATTCGTTTTCATGTAAAATCTCCATGTGCTATTGGATTAATGGaacaactctaaggtctccaatgaaattcTTTAACCAAGTTGCTTTCTTTGTCACCTCACTTGTtgtaatgtactctgattcacaaataGAATCAGTCACCGTTtgctgcttggaacttttccaagttactgctccactATTCAATATGAATATCCAGACAGATTGCAAATAACTATTATACCGATTCGTTTGAAAATTGGCATCACTATAAAGTATAACCGCTCACTTTAAGTTCATCCTTGCCACCAAAAACTAAGACCATATCTTTGGTTTTCCACAAATACTTAAGTATGTTATTCATTGTTGTCCAATGAGATGCGccaagattcccttgatatcggctaaccatgctcaaagtgtaacaacgtaaatttttaaaacaatttttcatttctttaaaacataatttcattcaagacaaaccatagaatccaatgtaacatggtcataatacaaaacatatcaatcccaagatcaaacatatccaaatccgcctgtgtgtgtgtgtacgagtcatgtcagcaccttcccacggtcctcactagtacctgcaacacattacacataaacactgtaagcaagaagcttagtgagttccccaatataccacttacacacatacgcctttccaggccatactccacacgaccttccggtctatgtgtctcaggggacttccatcccaacccggtaaaccttccacTCCTACCCGTGTcgtccttccggcccataactccttgaccttccagtccacatcataatgccttccggcccatatcataatgccttctggcccatatcaagcataacatacatatcacatacatagcgcatacgaaacaggcaactcatagcatacaatgcatatatctcatagcataccagaccttctggtcacacataggtacccatccaggtacagtatagtgagaagactcacctcgggtatctcagaTGATCTCGCACATGAATCTATTAGTCaagcccccgcctaatcacatgcaAAATATCCtcaataaataatggctctc
This window encodes:
- the LOC111884057 gene encoding microtubule-destabilizing protein 60, with the translated sequence MEPNSKNAGAVPLTSSKSKHSSKSKLPENINPNVTSPNLKALNSPSLKSATKVQKSAMKKPNHIFSPSPKNKIRESKFVVAKKNSKRDKDKTPISVDCKCKASGNSEKCLCVAYETLRASQKGFFNRTEVSVQEENPSLPIGLQGKSEENDVFEMSGNKRRTEKLLDEARKTIPKPGSGRVLHLVKAFENILTLPDSNEDELDKQQS